A portion of the Oxynema aestuarii AP17 genome contains these proteins:
- a CDS encoding sugar kinase, protein MQYQGLFVGLTTIDLLYLTPRYPSRNQKVVASESTIAPGGPVTNAAIAFTRLGDRAKLLSVVGKHPITALIRADLERYGVDLHDLDGDRTESPPVSSIVVTEGTGDRAVISINATKTTIASDRVSEADLDKINLLAIDGHQMALSAKLAAIAKLQNIPVAIDGGSWKPGFEQVLPHVDYAICSANFFPPDCSTHEQVFEYLSRFNIPHIAITHGGKAIQYFSEGERGLIPVPTVDAINTLGAGDIFHGAFYFSILREQFIEALTSAAQIAAQACRFFGEDRIDRAIAAYRQWGT, encoded by the coding sequence ATGCAATATCAGGGTTTATTTGTCGGACTGACGACGATCGATCTGCTCTATTTAACCCCCCGTTATCCGTCACGAAATCAGAAAGTTGTGGCGTCGGAATCCACGATCGCCCCCGGCGGTCCGGTCACGAATGCGGCGATCGCCTTTACCCGGTTGGGCGATCGCGCCAAACTGCTCTCCGTCGTGGGAAAACACCCGATAACGGCTTTAATTCGCGCGGATTTAGAGCGTTACGGCGTCGATCTGCACGATTTGGACGGCGATCGCACGGAATCGCCCCCGGTGTCCTCAATTGTCGTGACAGAAGGAACGGGCGATCGCGCGGTTATTTCCATTAATGCGACGAAGACGACGATCGCGAGCGATCGCGTTTCCGAGGCAGATTTAGATAAAATAAATTTACTGGCGATCGACGGTCACCAAATGGCACTCAGTGCTAAACTGGCGGCGATCGCCAAGCTTCAAAACATCCCGGTGGCGATCGATGGGGGCAGTTGGAAACCAGGATTTGAACAAGTTTTACCCCATGTCGATTATGCCATTTGTTCCGCTAACTTTTTTCCGCCGGATTGTAGCACCCACGAACAAGTTTTCGAGTATCTTTCTCGCTTTAACATTCCCCATATTGCCATCACTCACGGGGGTAAAGCCATTCAATATTTCAGTGAAGGAGAACGCGGTTTAATCCCGGTTCCGACTGTGGACGCCATCAATACTTTGGGGGCAGGGGATATTTTTCACGGAGCCTTTTATTTCTCGATCTTGCGAGAACAATTTATCGAAGCCTTGACCTCGGCGGCGCAAATTGCAGCGCAAGCGTGCCGATTTTTTGGCGAGGATCGCATCGATCGCGCGATCGCGGCTTATCGACAATGGGGAACTTAG
- a CDS encoding CHAT domain-containing protein, with protein sequence MKERRRSPRLGVGILGNLIVKWQLFPLFLGVAIAGSAMASDSRVNIAPDSPLGPPLTAIAQTQTPSDTPTEEPRVLVSEVVVEGADGDLAQLVYDTIELKPQGITTRSGLQDDINAVFATGFFANVRAIPEDTPVGVRVTFIVEPNPILKTVRVEGTQVLPQAVIEDIFAPQYGKIVNFKALEEHILRLNQWYQERGYALAQINFSELSPDGVVSLVAAEGVIETVRIRVVDDLNPDSNIDEFITLESSIDDPETKAGSVFNKEAAMRDLQRLENLEDFDLATINLTPGNNPAQAIVTFEVTRIENDVLALVKAADREVKEAPFPESELFRQQVLPKYERAANLYAENKNFLKQAAVLRRMGNLFSKAVESWLDQKPQAPPLSSLVNVSKQPDDILGLSELFKAPDSSEWEAEKLKKEEEALAYFKGAIAIYEELGNEWGKVQEEYHLGRQYRLWEEPQKAIAQFEKVVEACDRLDVAGCGWLQVASFNELAAIYQELGDVEGAIAAYKNTIARIGNLNPEDIPKGNLGFSIGWDKKNYEIKPTLKYEFNIEVRGEDGGLQDEIEPENETSIDSKEEARQSLKPFVLGMSLAKLGQLYRTLGDSRAREEALTSAIALLEREMELSRTDDRSFYSEAVFIGAAALAYVEARDYTNAIAKLESGLELANRLEKPEWGVSFLLGSAWAAYSFGDGDRTRELLDRADEAIELVKVPEALAGLRLVAGWLAYKLDRDDRATAKVASAFSQIEALPDNEIEVLLLLTAGFVFDDLDDRDRTFAAVDKAFEQIRQGITPEQKQSILSFLPVVPEVLQMFDKPNLAIPVYEQLGEFYEQETDDRSQAANFALKNAQIYGSQGKRETAIAQFERARSLYREAGDRSGEGNVLLELGDFYRQWGEYQRAIEALQQATRQLEQSDRPELATLALNGIAQLYDTLAEPQQALDAYDRAIALARKTDDRDREITLSINLGQFHRAWGNYEQAIEAYTNARTALKKAADSETSQEQLERAQTAISSLLSQEGFSEFLQTFVQSESEAVILAKMSLVYVDMGRKNEAIAAFREAVELASAQKAIDVKQRLFLQGAILYEALGDWEQAIFYLEQARQGASGNNATNAKDRLAETDILLFLGRLRARGDRPAEALENLNEALDLARELGRPSTEIEVLYEIAKIERDRGNLSEARDRVERAIGILESLRSKVVSQQLRTSFFASKQSYYEFYIDLLMQLHREQPDAGYDAQALAASEAARARSLIELLAESGTEIRKDVDPSLVEKERTLQEQIDLTASQQIELLSGQHTPEQAAAIAENLDNLLREYEDVQAQIRAQSPRYAALTQPQPLDFAQIQQRVLEEGTLLLEYYFGAERSYLWVASHDGLTSYELPPREAIEKAARNFRDAMTDPKIRYNEFRVAGAARILSDMILGPAAPLLEDRRLLVVGDGALQYIPFAALPIPEDTPDDDPRGTPLVVKHEIVNLPSASTLAILREENRDRPGGKTRVAVLADPVFAADDGRLTGQPAASISEKASDLRDAVSRSAGEVGVAIPPSRLPFTRQEAEQILALVPEENRYIALDFEANRQTILGDRLKDYEIVHLATHGFLNSVNPELSGLVLSLVDENGKTQDGFLRLHEIYNLNLPAELIVLSACQTGLGAEIRGEGLVGLTRGFMYSGARRVLVSLWNVNDKGTSILMTKFYKKMLQDNLTPTAALRAAQLEMWESQEWKSPYYWGAFVLQGEWQ encoded by the coding sequence ATGAAAGAAAGAAGACGATCGCCTCGATTGGGAGTTGGAATTTTGGGCAATTTAATCGTGAAATGGCAGCTTTTTCCGCTCTTCCTGGGAGTGGCGATCGCCGGATCGGCAATGGCGAGTGATTCCCGCGTCAACATTGCCCCCGATTCCCCACTCGGACCGCCATTAACGGCGATCGCCCAAACCCAAACCCCCTCGGACACGCCGACCGAGGAACCGCGCGTTTTAGTCTCGGAGGTCGTCGTCGAAGGCGCGGACGGCGACCTCGCACAATTGGTATACGACACGATCGAACTCAAACCCCAGGGAATTACGACGCGATCGGGATTGCAAGACGATATCAACGCGGTATTTGCCACCGGATTTTTCGCCAATGTGAGAGCCATCCCGGAAGATACGCCCGTAGGGGTGCGGGTCACTTTTATCGTCGAACCCAATCCGATTCTGAAAACAGTGCGAGTCGAAGGAACCCAAGTGCTACCCCAAGCCGTCATCGAGGACATTTTTGCGCCTCAATACGGCAAAATCGTCAATTTTAAAGCATTAGAAGAGCATATCCTCCGCCTGAATCAATGGTATCAAGAACGGGGTTATGCGTTGGCACAAATTAACTTCTCGGAACTTTCGCCGGATGGCGTAGTCAGCTTAGTTGCGGCGGAAGGCGTCATCGAAACCGTGCGAATTCGCGTGGTAGACGATCTGAATCCCGACAGTAATATCGACGAATTTATCACCTTAGAAAGTTCGATCGACGATCCAGAAACGAAGGCGGGTTCTGTATTTAATAAAGAGGCGGCAATGCGGGATCTTCAGCGATTGGAGAACTTAGAAGATTTCGATCTGGCAACTATCAATTTAACCCCAGGGAACAATCCGGCGCAAGCGATCGTAACCTTTGAAGTAACACGCATCGAGAATGACGTTTTAGCTTTAGTCAAAGCTGCCGATCGCGAAGTTAAAGAAGCTCCATTTCCCGAAAGTGAATTATTTAGACAACAAGTTCTGCCTAAATACGAAAGAGCGGCTAATTTATACGCAGAAAATAAAAATTTTCTCAAACAAGCTGCTGTCTTGAGACGGATGGGCAATTTATTTTCAAAAGCAGTAGAAAGTTGGCTCGACCAAAAGCCCCAAGCACCTCCCCTATCCTCTTTAGTTAATGTATCCAAACAGCCGGACGACATTCTCGGTTTGAGCGAGCTTTTTAAAGCACCGGATAGTTCGGAGTGGGAAGCAGAGAAGCTAAAAAAAGAAGAGGAAGCACTCGCTTATTTTAAGGGGGCGATCGCCATTTATGAAGAGCTGGGGAATGAGTGGGGAAAGGTTCAAGAAGAGTATCATCTCGGGAGACAATACCGACTGTGGGAAGAACCACAAAAGGCGATCGCCCAATTCGAGAAAGTGGTGGAAGCGTGCGATCGTCTCGATGTGGCTGGATGTGGCTGGCTGCAAGTGGCGAGCTTCAATGAATTAGCTGCAATCTATCAAGAATTAGGAGATGTGGAAGGGGCGATCGCCGCCTACAAAAATACGATCGCCCGTATCGGGAATTTAAACCCGGAAGATATTCCCAAAGGTAACCTGGGATTCTCGATCGGTTGGGATAAAAAAAATTATGAAATTAAACCGACCTTGAAATACGAATTTAATATAGAAGTTCGGGGAGAAGATGGGGGATTGCAAGATGAGATCGAGCCGGAGAATGAAACATCGATCGACTCGAAAGAAGAAGCGAGACAGTCCCTCAAACCCTTTGTTTTGGGGATGTCTTTAGCAAAGTTAGGGCAGTTATATCGCACCTTGGGGGACAGTCGCGCCCGGGAAGAAGCGTTAACGAGTGCGATCGCCCTCCTCGAACGGGAAATGGAACTCAGTCGCACGGACGATCGTAGTTTTTATTCGGAAGCCGTGTTTATCGGTGCAGCCGCCCTGGCGTATGTAGAAGCGAGAGATTATACAAATGCGATCGCCAAACTCGAAAGCGGACTCGAACTGGCGAACCGTTTGGAAAAACCGGAGTGGGGGGTTTCGTTCCTGCTGGGTAGCGCCTGGGCGGCTTATTCCTTCGGCGACGGCGATCGCACCCGAGAACTGCTCGATCGCGCGGACGAGGCGATCGAACTCGTCAAAGTCCCGGAAGCTTTAGCTGGCTTGCGTTTAGTCGCTGGATGGTTGGCTTACAAACTCGATCGAGACGATCGCGCCACGGCGAAGGTCGCCAGTGCGTTTTCTCAAATTGAAGCGTTACCCGACAATGAGATCGAAGTGCTATTGCTACTCACTGCTGGATTTGTCTTTGACGATCTCGACGATCGCGATCGCACGTTCGCCGCCGTAGATAAAGCGTTCGAGCAAATCCGCCAAGGTATCACGCCAGAGCAGAAGCAAAGTATTCTCTCTTTTCTCCCTGTGGTGCCTGAAGTGTTACAGATGTTCGATAAACCCAACTTAGCGATCCCCGTTTACGAACAACTCGGCGAATTTTACGAGCAAGAAACAGACGATCGATCGCAAGCGGCCAATTTTGCCCTCAAAAACGCTCAAATCTATGGAAGTCAAGGGAAACGGGAAACCGCGATCGCCCAATTCGAGCGGGCGCGATCGCTGTATCGCGAAGCGGGCGATCGATCGGGAGAAGGCAACGTCTTGCTCGAACTCGGGGACTTTTACCGACAGTGGGGAGAATATCAAAGGGCGATCGAAGCGTTGCAACAGGCGACTCGGCAATTAGAACAGTCCGATCGCCCGGAATTGGCGACCTTGGCCCTCAACGGGATCGCCCAACTCTACGACACCCTCGCCGAACCCCAACAAGCCCTCGACGCTTACGATCGGGCGATCGCCTTAGCTCGCAAAACCGACGATCGCGACCGCGAAATTACCCTATCGATCAATTTAGGGCAATTTCACCGCGCTTGGGGCAATTACGAACAGGCGATCGAAGCTTATACAAATGCTCGAACCGCCCTCAAAAAAGCTGCCGATTCCGAAACCAGTCAAGAACAGCTCGAACGGGCGCAAACGGCGATCTCGTCTCTGCTGTCTCAGGAAGGATTTTCGGAATTTTTGCAGACGTTCGTGCAAAGCGAATCGGAAGCGGTGATTTTGGCGAAAATGAGCTTAGTTTATGTAGATATGGGGCGTAAAAATGAGGCGATCGCCGCGTTTCGAGAAGCGGTAGAACTGGCGAGCGCCCAAAAAGCGATCGATGTCAAACAGCGATTGTTTTTACAAGGAGCGATTCTCTACGAAGCTCTCGGCGACTGGGAACAAGCGATTTTCTACTTAGAACAAGCCCGACAAGGAGCCAGTGGTAATAACGCCACGAACGCCAAAGATCGGCTCGCCGAAACCGATATTTTGTTGTTTTTAGGGCGCTTGCGGGCGCGCGGCGATCGCCCCGCCGAAGCCCTCGAAAACCTCAACGAAGCGTTAGATCTCGCGCGAGAACTGGGCCGACCGTCCACGGAAATCGAGGTGCTTTACGAAATTGCGAAAATCGAGCGCGATCGCGGTAACTTAAGTGAGGCGCGCGATCGCGTGGAACGGGCGATCGGCATTTTAGAATCGTTACGCAGCAAAGTGGTCAGCCAGCAATTGCGAACCTCCTTTTTCGCCTCGAAACAAAGTTACTACGAATTTTATATCGACCTGTTGATGCAGTTGCACCGCGAGCAACCGGACGCCGGGTACGACGCCCAAGCCCTCGCCGCCAGCGAAGCCGCCCGCGCCCGGTCTTTGATCGAACTACTGGCAGAATCGGGGACGGAGATTCGCAAAGATGTAGACCCGTCACTGGTGGAAAAGGAACGCACTTTGCAAGAACAGATCGATCTCACTGCAAGCCAGCAGATCGAGTTACTCTCCGGGCAACATACCCCCGAACAAGCTGCCGCGATCGCCGAGAATCTCGATAACCTGTTGCGCGAGTATGAAGACGTGCAAGCCCAAATCCGCGCTCAGTCCCCGCGTTACGCGGCGTTGACCCAACCGCAACCTCTCGATTTTGCTCAAATCCAGCAACGAGTTCTCGAAGAAGGAACGTTATTGCTGGAATATTATTTCGGCGCGGAACGCAGTTATTTGTGGGTTGCCTCTCACGACGGTCTCACGAGTTACGAGTTGCCCCCCCGGGAGGCGATCGAAAAAGCCGCCCGCAATTTCCGCGACGCGATGACCGATCCGAAAATTCGCTACAATGAATTCCGCGTTGCCGGGGCTGCGCGCATTCTCAGCGACATGATTTTAGGCCCGGCGGCCCCTTTACTCGAAGACCGTCGCTTACTCGTGGTTGGCGATGGCGCCTTGCAATATATCCCGTTTGCGGCCCTACCAATTCCCGAAGACACGCCGGACGACGATCCCCGAGGAACGCCACTGGTGGTCAAACACGAAATTGTCAACTTGCCCTCGGCTTCGACGTTAGCTATCTTACGTGAGGAAAATCGCGATCGCCCGGGCGGTAAAACCCGGGTCGCCGTCCTCGCCGATCCGGTGTTCGCCGCCGATGACGGGCGTTTGACGGGACAACCTGCCGCATCAATTTCCGAAAAGGCGTCCGATCTGCGCGATGCGGTATCGAGATCGGCGGGGGAAGTCGGCGTCGCCATTCCACCCAGTCGATTGCCATTTACCCGCCAAGAAGCCGAGCAAATTTTAGCCTTAGTTCCGGAAGAAAATCGCTACATTGCTTTGGATTTTGAAGCCAATCGTCAAACAATTTTAGGCGATCGCCTCAAAGATTACGAGATCGTTCATTTGGCGACTCACGGCTTTCTCAACAGTGTCAACCCAGAATTATCTGGCTTAGTACTTTCCCTAGTCGATGAAAACGGAAAAACACAGGATGGATTCTTGCGGTTGCACGAAATTTACAACCTCAATTTACCCGCAGAATTAATCGTTCTCAGTGCTTGTCAAACGGGTTTGGGCGCCGAAATTCGCGGGGAAGGTCTCGTCGGATTGACCCGAGGATTTATGTATAGTGGCGCGCGTCGGGTTCTCGTTTCTTTGTGGAATGTTAACGATAAAGGAACGTCAATTTTAATGACGAAGTTTTACAAAAAGATGCTACAAGATAATTTAACGCCCACCGCCGCTTTGCGTGCCGCACAATTGGAAATGTGGGAAAGCCAAGAATGGAAATCTCCTTACTATTGGGGGGCATTTGTATTGCAAGGGGAATGGCAGTAA
- a CDS encoding dihydroorotate dehydrogenase-like protein: protein MDLTTTYLGLTLRSPLVPSAAAPLTEHIDNVKKLEDAGAGAIVLHSLFEEQLLREKFELHHHLTYGTESFAEALTYFPEPDEFHVGPELYLEHIREAKSAVSIPIIASLNGYSPGGWVEYAQLMQEAGADALELNVYYVPTDLNMSGAEVEQNYLNILREVKAEVSIPVAVKLGPYFSNMANMAKQLDDTGANGLVLFNRFMQPDINLEELEVEPHVLLSTPQAMRLPMRWIAILYGHLQADLASTGGVGKGHDAIKMLMVGAKAVQICSVLLRHGIEHISVLENEIKHWMEENEYESVAQMQGAMSQRHCPDPSAFERSQYMKAIENYHYEPHKAIV, encoded by the coding sequence ATGGATCTGACCACCACTTATTTAGGCTTGACGCTGCGATCGCCTCTCGTTCCTTCCGCAGCCGCTCCTTTAACGGAACATATCGATAATGTCAAAAAACTGGAGGATGCGGGGGCAGGCGCGATCGTCCTTCATTCCCTCTTTGAAGAACAACTTCTGCGCGAAAAATTCGAGCTTCACCATCACTTAACTTACGGTACCGAAAGTTTTGCCGAAGCCTTAACCTATTTTCCCGAACCGGACGAGTTTCACGTCGGCCCGGAACTCTATTTAGAGCATATTCGCGAGGCGAAAAGTGCCGTTTCTATTCCGATTATTGCCAGTTTGAACGGTTACAGTCCCGGCGGTTGGGTGGAATACGCCCAATTGATGCAAGAAGCGGGAGCTGATGCTTTAGAACTCAATGTTTATTACGTTCCCACCGATCTGAATATGTCCGGCGCCGAAGTCGAGCAGAATTATCTCAATATTTTGAGGGAAGTTAAAGCCGAAGTCTCGATCCCCGTTGCCGTCAAACTCGGGCCGTATTTTAGCAATATGGCGAATATGGCCAAACAACTCGACGATACCGGAGCGAATGGGTTAGTTTTATTTAACCGTTTCATGCAACCGGATATTAATTTAGAGGAGTTGGAAGTCGAACCTCACGTGTTGCTCAGTACCCCCCAAGCGATGCGCTTGCCGATGCGTTGGATCGCCATTTTATACGGCCATCTCCAAGCCGATCTCGCCTCTACAGGTGGCGTCGGTAAAGGTCACGATGCCATTAAAATGTTGATGGTCGGCGCTAAAGCAGTGCAGATTTGTTCGGTGTTATTGCGTCACGGTATCGAACATATTAGCGTTCTCGAAAACGAAATCAAACATTGGATGGAAGAGAACGAATACGAGTCCGTCGCCCAAATGCAAGGGGCGATGTCTCAACGTCACTGTCCCGACCCGAGTGCATTCGAGCGATCGCAGTACATGAAAGCGATTGAAAACTATCATTACGAACCGCATAAGGCGATCGTCTGA
- the rsmI gene encoding 16S rRNA (cytidine(1402)-2'-O)-methyltransferase produces the protein MPTECTASTLYLVGTPIGNLEDITFRAIRTLKSVDLIAAEDTRHTGKLLHHFDIKTPQVSYYEHNQQQRIPELLNKLEQGRSIALVTDAGMPGISDPGYELVKACIDRGFDVIPIPGVSACVTAVSASGLPSDRFVFEGFLPAKGQDRQNRLEALVVETRAIVLYESPHRLRETLQDLAKTLGGDRAAVLGRELTKLHEQFWRGTLNEAIAYYESEVQPQGEFTLVIAPGDREEPILSPEAIKAELKALLDRGISRSQASRQLAQNTALSRRDIYQIALSLETD, from the coding sequence ATGCCTACTGAATGCACAGCCAGCACCCTTTATCTCGTCGGCACCCCGATCGGCAATTTAGAAGATATCACCTTTCGGGCGATTCGTACCCTCAAATCCGTGGATCTCATTGCCGCAGAAGATACCCGACATACGGGAAAATTATTGCACCATTTTGATATTAAAACTCCACAAGTTAGCTATTACGAACATAACCAACAACAACGCATTCCCGAATTATTAAACAAACTCGAACAGGGGCGATCGATCGCCCTCGTCACCGATGCGGGAATGCCGGGAATTTCCGATCCGGGTTACGAATTAGTGAAAGCTTGCATCGATCGCGGCTTCGATGTCATACCCATTCCGGGGGTGAGCGCCTGTGTCACCGCCGTCAGTGCGTCCGGGTTACCGAGCGATCGCTTCGTCTTTGAAGGCTTTTTACCCGCAAAAGGCCAAGACAGGCAAAACCGCCTGGAAGCGTTGGTCGTGGAAACTCGGGCGATCGTCTTGTACGAGTCGCCGCACCGCTTGCGCGAAACCTTGCAGGATTTAGCAAAAACTCTCGGCGGCGATCGCGCGGCAGTATTGGGGAGAGAGTTGACGAAATTACACGAGCAATTTTGGCGGGGAACCTTAAATGAGGCGATCGCCTATTACGAGTCAGAAGTGCAACCGCAAGGAGAATTTACCCTCGTGATTGCCCCGGGCGATCGCGAGGAACCGATTTTATCTCCCGAAGCCATTAAAGCAGAATTAAAAGCCTTATTAGATCGGGGAATTTCGCGATCGCAGGCGAGCCGCCAATTAGCACAAAACACCGCTTTATCTCGGCGAGATATCTATCAAATTGCCTTGAGTTTGGAAACGGATTGA